A single window of Vigna unguiculata cultivar IT97K-499-35 chromosome 1, ASM411807v1, whole genome shotgun sequence DNA harbors:
- the LOC114175964 gene encoding GATA transcription factor 9-like, whose amino-acid sequence MNMCQNVSVTTERHQDQVFAPSCSSSLDDLFSAQNTEVDVELEWLSEFVEDCFSSPPSFVLGGGGTKSTSISISTSSSNPCCSGTLKRPQQQNESPLQSFSVPGKARSKRKRLSAPRRKDPLSIWSQHLNPQNEALSCDPPLLKQAYWLADSELMMPKPKEEKEVSEVVEKSKESFGECEVEGSSSGEQAAAMARRCSHCLAQRTPQWRAGPLGPKTLCNACGVRYKSGRLLPEYRPAKSPTFVSYLHSNSHKKVMEMRMTQHH is encoded by the exons ATGAATATGTGCCAAAATGTATCAGTTACCACTGAACGCCACCAAGATCAGGTCTTTGCCCCTTCTTGCTCAAGCAGCCTTGATGACCTCTTCTCTGCACAGAACACG GAGGTGGATGTTGAGTTGGAGTGGCTTTCAGAGTTTGTTGAGGACTGTTTTTCAAGCCCCCCAAGCTTTGTGTTGGGAGGTGGTGGGACTAAGAGTACAAGCATAAGCATAAGCACAAGCAGCAGCAACCCTTGTTGTTCAGGCACATTGAAGAGACCCCAACAACAGAATGAGTCTCCTTTGCAAAGTTTTTCTGTGCCTGGGAAGGCCAGAAGCAAAAGGAAAAGGCTTTCAGCCCCAAGAAGGAAGGACCCTTTGAGCATATGGTCACAGCATTTGAACCCCCAGAATGAAGCCTTGAGTTGTGACCCTCCTCTCCTGAAACAGGCTTATTGGTTGGCTGACAGTGAACTCATGATGCCTAAGCCAAAGGAGGAGAAAGAAGTGAGTGAAGTGGTGGAGAAGAGCAAGGAAAGTTTTGGGGAGTGTGAGGTTGAAGGTAGTAGCAGTGGTGAACAAGCAGCAGCAATGGCTAGGAGATGCAGCCATTGCCTGGCTCAGAGGACCCCACAGTGGAGGGCAGGACCATTAGGTCCTAAGACACTTTGCAATGCATGTGGAGTTAGGTACAAGTCTGGTAGGTTGCTACCAGAGTATAGACCAGCCAAGAGTCCTACTTTTGTTAGCTACTTGCACTCCAATTCCCACAAGAAAGTCATGGAGATGAGGATGACTCAACACCACTAG
- the LOC114192804 gene encoding uncharacterized protein LOC114192804, whose translation MAQFTTQGRLKLLFNGEGVSSILEQKDPFLYKCRSVQTSKRRPRCMGSSARIYYASKSSLCNRSNRCNARTSSTAGNGSVHDEDEDDDEDDDFDEDDDVFDGDGLSCFRGLVLDIAYRPVNVVGWKRAICLEFMEKADVLEYYTKTVNSPSGSFYIPAVLRVPHLLQVVKRRIIKNNLSRKNILFRDNYTCQYCSSRENLTIDHVVPAALGGEWTWENLVTACAKCNSKKGKKTLEEAKMKLIKAPKAPKDYDILAIPLTAAALRMLTLRKGTPEEWRQYLRSP comes from the exons ATGGCACAGTTCACTACGCAGGGTCGGCTGAAGCTGCTCTTCAATGGGGAGGGCGTGTCTTCTATTTTGGAGCAGAAGGACCCTTTTCTCTACAAGTGCAGATCAGTTCAGACCAGCAAGCGAAGACCAAGGTGCATGGGTTCTTCTGCTAGGATTTACTATGCTTCAAAATCATCTTTGTGTAACAGAAGCAACCGTTGTAATGCGCGGACAAGCTCCACTGCTGGAAATGGGAGTGTTCAtgatgaggatgaggatgacGATGAGGACGAtgattttgatgaggatgatgatGTGTTTGACGGAGATGGCTTGTCTTGCTTCCGTGGTTTGGTGTTGGACATAGCTTACAG GCCAGTAAATGTCGTAGGCTGGAAACGTGCTATATGTTTGGAGTTTATGGAGAAG GCTGATGTACTGGAGTATTATACTAAGACAGTGAACTCCCCTAGTGGATCTTTCTATATACCAGCTGTCTTAAGG GTTCCTCATTTACTTCAGGTTGTTAAAAGAAGAATAATCAAGAACAATCTTAGTCGAAAAAATATACTATTTCGAGACAATTACACCTGTCA GTATTGCTCTTCACGTGAGAATTTGACCATTGATCATGTTGTGCCCGCTGCGTTAGGTGGAGAATGGACATGGGAAAATCTA GTGACTGCTTGTGCCAAATGCAACTccaaaaagggtaaaaaaactTTGGAGGAGGCAAAAATGAAGTTGATTAAGGCCCCAAAG GCTCCAAAGGACTATGACATTCTTGCCATACCTCTAACTGCTGCGGCCCTAAGAATGCTGACATTAAGAAAGGGAACACCTGAAGAATGGCGTCAGTATCTTAGGTCTCCTTGA